Sequence from the Oryzias melastigma strain HK-1 unplaced genomic scaffold, ASM292280v2 sc00277, whole genome shotgun sequence genome:
CAAAActcttgttaatattgacttgtaATAAATTATAcgattaacgttctctgtcccatttgagtCTCATTTTAGATAGAAGGATGGACAGTTACAGTatattcacattcaaaagcatgaaagctgatagttctgaaaaagGTTTTATAATATAATACATATTACATGATACATATTTTacaagggtttcctaaagtttaggaaatgtCCGCTTACGCAACCGGCCACAGATACGATTTCTGCTTCCggctacagattgattctgAAGCCATCTTGCGTGTAACCAGTGGCCCCTCACATCCTCTGCCCACCTTTAAACCATACGGGCCCActaggccttgctggctgggtctCAGCTTCTCCTCTTCTTTGTTGCTCCTTTTTCCACCTCCTCCTTCATGTCACCGCCGCTAACAGGTGCTGCTGCTCCCCGTCTCACTACTACATATTGAGGATATTTACAGCAGGCTCCAACAGGCAGAAAGCCCTCAGGCAGAACCGAGCCGGTCCCAACAGGACGTCTGGCATTGGATCTGCAATTAAATCATCAAACGAAGCTTTGCGGTTCTGAAAGTCCTGAAGGCTGAATCTCAGTTATGGGCTACATGCGGTTTGGGTTAAACACAAacaccaattaaaaaaaggtttctggTTTTACAACTTCGTCTGGAGAGGATTACCCCTCCTCAGGGCAGTAATCTGCTGGAGCACGCCTTTGTTTGGCTCCAGAACAGCCCAGGGGCGGAGTTAGAACATTTTACATGGGGGTCCGGGAGGGGGACGGAAGATTTTGGAAGTACGGCAGATGAGAACGAGGAAGACCATCACAAATGAGAAGATCAAAAGCACACATTCCAAACagttttactgttattaatatCAACATATTAATGTCAATAATGGAAGAGCACCCAATATTCCTGTCAACATCAGTTACTGTCAATAAGGATGCTAATACTGACTCAACATTGGGTGATGGGGTGGAGGTGGGGGGCTTTTTGCTTGGGACAGTCCACACCCCCCCTTCAAAGCCGCGCCCTTGTTTCTCCTGTTTCCATCAGCAAACACCTCCGTGGGGGAGGAGCACTCATCTGCAGATTTCTGAGGAACTGGTTTCTGTCGTTGGTGACGGAGTctaaagaatgaaaacatttgctttagctATATATAGTGAAGGGCTTGCCAGAGAGTCTAGGTGTGCATGTAGGAACAGGTGTACCTGTCGCCCGCAGGAGCAGACTCTCTGAGGATCCAGACTTCTGCTGAGTTCTGCTGAGTTCTGCTGAGTTCTGCTGAGTTCTGCTGAGTTCTGCTGAGTTCTGATTCACCTCACAgctctttgtgtgttttctgggaCTTCAACTGTAAGTACTTTAATTGGATTATTTTATAGCTTTGATCAAGTAATAACTTATTAGTCTGATACACATTTGacagaacaaaatcaaaaactgctggattgtttttttatgttttgtagtTTTGGGAAACTACTTACTTTTCCGTTATTCTCATACTAAGAGGCTTAGAATATTAAAACTCAAATGAAATGTAGAGTTTAGCTCTTTTAGTTGATGATTAAACGTTTTAGctcacatgcttttactttgaaattacAGATATacatatagttttgtttttagctagtttatcCAATTTGTGTGTATGGTGTAATGAAGGTGAATGAAATTgaggaaatgtttcattttttaactcattttccatttattttagattagattcaactttattgtcattacacaTGTACATGCAACAAAATGCAGTTTAGCATCTAACCAGAAGTGCAATACGCAGTAAGAGCATGTGGCATAAATATTATGATAAATAAGTATGGTACAGATTGTTATAAAGCATATGGACAGTATTTACAGATAAGAGCTTATATACAGGTGAGACCATATATACAGGTTAACGGCCATATtagtattgtttgtttgtttttttattcacataaagCCTCTTTTTATCTGAGTGAAGTCAAAATGAAAATAGCAGCTTTCAACATGAAGAACCTGGGACAGAAAAAGGTCTCGGATGACAAAGTCGTTGGATACCTAGTTAAGGtaacaagttttttatttgacattttacctTTCTCTCAAACATTGAAACTATACCTTGTTTGGTCAATGATAAGGGACGACCGTGGTGCAAtggtagagtggtcgacctaGGATCAGAAGATTCCAGGTTCCTGTCCCGCCCGCCCATTTGTCGAAGGGTCATTAAGcaggacactgaaccccaaactGCTCTTGATGGTTCTAGATCGACACGAGTGTTCACCAGCTGAACACTGGCATCTCATAATTGCACTAGTGTGCGAATGTGTGTTTATAGgacagtgactgtaaagcactttgagcctTCTAAAAAGGTAGGAAAGTGCTGTACAGGTATCCACCCTTTACTATGTAAATATGGCGTGTTGCTCCAGATCATGTCTCAGTACAGCATCGTGGTGATCCTGGAGGTGATGGATAAAAGCGGCAAAGCCATGAAGCTCCTGCTGGAGAAGCTCAACAGCACCGAGTCAGTTCACAGAGTCAAATGTTTGAGGTTCTGAGTTCAGATGCAGACGATCTGCAGATGGAAAGTGCAGCAGGATGAGAGCTGACCGTCTGTGTCTGTTTCTCTCAGCAAGAACAAGAAGAGTCCTTATGAAATGATCGGCAGCAAATCTCTGGGCAGAGACACCTACAAGGAGAAATACGTTTGCTTCTACAGGTgagagcagctcctcctcctcctcctcccctgtTCCACCCTGACCTGTGATGAAGATGAGCTGTAAACCTGTGCAGACTCTCACAAACTCCACGTCTCCACGTGTGTCTCAGAAAGGATGAAGTGGAGCTGAAGGGGAACATGCAGTACGCTGATGACCAGCCTGGAGATGAGGACGCCTTTGCCAGAGAGCCCTTCATCCTGCGCTTCAGCTGTCCTTCCACTGGTGGGCGCTGCTGAGTCTCAGTGATGCTTATTGGAGCTAAAACATCCCATAATTTCAGCTCTTTAGTTCAGAGTCTGTGCAGGTTAAAGCTGCAggaatgtaaatgtgtgttttcagacCATACCTGCTGTCTGCCTGTTGCTGAAGAGTCTGAGCAGAGATGATGCTTTTACTTTGGCAGGTCTGTGTAACatgttcttcctgtttggatcacaTGACAGCTGTGGACGACATCGTCCTGATTCCCGTCCACACCCAACCGGTAAAGGCAGAGAAGGAGCTGGACGAGCTGTTTGATGTGGTCCAACAAGTCCGGAAGAAATGGAAGACGGATGTGAGGgtcaaacacaaacatataACATACACAACGGCACTATgcaaaacaatacaaaacaccacacacacaacagcaCAGTATAATATACACACAACACTACACACACAACAACATAACatgaacacaacaaaacaatcaACACACACAACCCAAACACCAATACAGGGAACacgcaaaaacataaaaacacacacaacagcaCCACAGtgcaacacacaaacaacaaaatcaacacATGCAAAACAATCCACACACAGCAACACACGCCAACAGTGAATACGCAAAAACACAGTACACTACATGCACAACATtccaaaacaacacaattaaacaaaatgaactCAATACAACAAAATATACCAACAGCACACACtcatatattgttttttctgtctttttgagGACAGGTGTTTAATCTATCATTTATGGGACTATTTTTTCTCAAAGGTCTGGAggtctgaaaaaaatcaataaaatgcttttttacacATACATCTGACACACATCTTGACATTTTAAACCCTTATCatcttttttgttctaaatcttAATATTGACGACTTCTCAAAAAGCTGGTGAATTTGTTGTTGGTGGACTTTGATTTACAAACAATTGAATACACATTCACAATGCCCATGCACAATATGCctgcacacaacacacacacacacactctctggCTAACCTTCAGTCtgactttaaatctttgaatGTCCTGTTTAGCCCTTGTGGTTCTGATACGGTCAGTGGGCGGGGTCTCATCCGTTCCTTTTTCTCCTTCCAAAATGTTCTCCAGAACATCATGATTTTAGGGGACTTCAATGCAGACGGTCGATATCTGTCCCAGAAGGAGAAGGAAGAGATCCGCATCCAGCAGCCTCCTTTCTATTGGCTGATAGACGATGATGTCGACACCACAACCAGCACCCGCAATGACAACACCTACGACAGGTGAGCCGCTGCAGTGTTTGCTGAACGTGCAAATGAGTGAAGCCTTTAGTGCTATTTATTGTCACAAAGTTGTTTTCCTAAACTGTAAAATGATTAAGAAAGgtttttatttacaaaccaagaaaataataaaaaactggcAATTAAGTATAGTTTGTTGTTGTTCCCCATtatgaaaccttaaaaaaatgtacaatacgCCTTTAAGAGAAATACAAActcacatgtttttattaaattgttacatttCCAAGTGAGCAGGATGTGAAAGGCTTTTATTGTGGTGGTTTAACTTCCCCTGCAAACAGGATCGTGGTGTACGGACAGACCATGCTGGACTCTGTCATTCCTGGATCTGCAAAGGCTTTCAACTTCCAGGCGGAGTTCAATCTGGATGAGGAAGAGGTGAGGTGGATGTCTGGTGTCTGGATCAGCACTGCTGCTCTGGATGAAGATCTCTCCTGCTTCATtatgctcctcttcctccttaaGGCTCTCAGCATCAGTGACCATTATCCTGTAGAGGTGGAGCTGCGCCCATCATCAAAGAAAAGGCGGGCTCAGCCTCCAAAGACAGGTATTGCTCATTGTCAGACATCAGTCATGATAAGACATCATTCTCAGACAATGTTTGCatctcagtttattttttgtggtgaACAGCAGGAGGTGACAGGATGACGAAAACCAAATGATGTTCTGAGGAAGAAAAAGGATGATCTGCATCAGCACCAATTCGTCTTTGTTCCTTCccagtctgaataaaaaaaacaaacttcatgaAAGCTTCTTTGCTCATTCTTTCCGTTCAACAGCACTGAACACCAGAATGACCCAActctgtttaaatatttattcacacatgaaatgttgctaaattaaacaattgtcaaaaatctgaaaaaaaacttttgcttttttctgtttgtttcttctgttACAATGTCAGAAAatcagttattacgtcttctaaagcctccacttgtctcttagacccaatccccactaaactttttagAGAAATCTTCCTccttattagtgaatccatattaaccataataaatacctctctagagactggttatgtgcctcagtcttttaaatatgcggttgttaaacctctcttgaaaaaacccagcctggatcctgacattttgaccaactatagaccaatatctaatctcccattcatatctaaaatcctagaaagagttgtagtaaagcagctgcagtgccacctacaggacaacaatcactttgaagattttcagtcagggttcagacctcaacatagcactgaaactgcactggttagggttactaatgacttgctattggcttcagaaaagggactaatctcatccatgcatttgttaggtctagactggattactgtaactctttactaatagcatgcccgaaaagttctttaaaaagttttcagcttgtccagaatgcagcagcacgattgttagcaggaactagtagaagagaacacatcactcctgtgttagcttctctccactggctaccagttgaatccaggatcaagttcaaaatccttctgttaacctataaggccctgaatggtgtggccccatcctatattagagatctcatagttccttaccaaccagtcagaacacttcgttcacaaaatgctggactgcttgtagttcctagaatttctaaaagtacagttggaggtagaaccttcagctatcaagctcctg
This genomic interval carries:
- the LOC112141951 gene encoding deoxyribonuclease gamma isoform X3 produces the protein MSQYSIVVILEVMDKSGKAMKLLLEKLNSTDKNKKSPYEMIGSKSLGRDTYKEKYVCFYRKDEVELKGNMQYADDQPGDEDAFAREPFILRFSCPSTAVDDIVLIPVHTQPVKAEKELDELFDVVQQVRKKWKTDNIMILGDFNADGRYLSQKEKEEIRIQQPPFYWLIDDDVDTTTSTRNDNTYDRIVVYGQTMLDSVIPGSAKAFNFQAEFNLDEEEALSISDHYPVEVELRPSSKKRRAQPPKTAGGDRMTKTK
- the LOC112141951 gene encoding deoxyribonuclease gamma isoform X2, translated to MKIAAFNMKNLGQKKVSDDKVVGYLVKIMSQYSIVVILEVMDKSGKAMKLLLEKLNSTSKNKKSPYEMIGSKSLGRDTYKEKYVCFYRKDEVELKGNMQYADDQPGDEDAFAREPFILRFSCPSTAVDDIVLIPVHTQPVKAEKELDELFDVVQQVRKKWKTDNIMILGDFNADGRYLSQKEKEEIRIQQPPFYWLIDDDVDTTTSTRNDNTYDRIVVYGQTMLDSVIPGSAKAFNFQAEFNLDEEEALSISDHYPVEVELRPSSKKRRAQPPKTAGGDRMTKTK
- the LOC112141951 gene encoding deoxyribonuclease gamma isoform X1, whose product is MKIAAFNMKNLGQKKVSDDKVVGYLVKIMSQYSIVVILEVMDKSGKAMKLLLEKLNSTDKNKKSPYEMIGSKSLGRDTYKEKYVCFYRKDEVELKGNMQYADDQPGDEDAFAREPFILRFSCPSTAVDDIVLIPVHTQPVKAEKELDELFDVVQQVRKKWKTDNIMILGDFNADGRYLSQKEKEEIRIQQPPFYWLIDDDVDTTTSTRNDNTYDRIVVYGQTMLDSVIPGSAKAFNFQAEFNLDEEEALSISDHYPVEVELRPSSKKRRAQPPKTAGGDRMTKTK